The Bos indicus isolate NIAB-ARS_2022 breed Sahiwal x Tharparkar chromosome X, NIAB-ARS_B.indTharparkar_mat_pri_1.0, whole genome shotgun sequence genome has a window encoding:
- the ZNF275 gene encoding zinc finger protein 275 — MMDENAQSQEMASTSSPRASEPSPEVKQNGDSGGKGGSPQNLPVEHHFACKECGDTFRLKVLLVQHQRIHSEKKGWECSDCGQVFHGVTELNEHRKSHVAAEPQPGPSWVLDGAVENREQMEKEAKPFECEECGKRFKKNAGLSQHLRVHSREKPFDCEECGRSFKVNTHLFRHQKLHTSEKPFACKTCSRDFLDRQELLKHQRIHTGHLPFDCDDCGKSFRGVNGLAEHQRIHSGAKPYGCPHCGKLFRRSSELTKHRRIHTGEKPYECGQCGKAFRQSSSLLEHQRIHTGERPYACGDCGKAFRGPSDLIKHRRIHSGLKPYECDKCGKAFRRSSGLSRHRRTHSGTRRCECSECGRVFKRRSALQKHQPTHHE; from the coding sequence ATGATGGATGAAAATGCACAGTCACAGGAGATGGCTTCCACAAGCTCCCCGAGGGCCAGTGAGCCCAGCCCTGAGGTCAAACAGAATGGGGACTcgggggggaagggaggaagccCCCAGAATTTGCCTGTAGAGCATCACTTTGCATGTAAAGAGTGTGGGGATACCTTTCGGCTTAAGGTCCTCCTGGTGCAGCACCAGCGAATTCACAGTGAGAAGAAGGGCTGGGAGTGCAGCGATTGCGGGCAGGTCTTTCATGGGGTGACTGAGTTAAATGAGCACAGGAAGAGCCATGTGGCTGCAGAGCCCCAGCCGGGCCCCAGCTGGGTTCTCGACGGGGCCGTGGAGAATAGGGAGCAAATGGAAAAGGAGGCAAAACCCTTCGAGTGTGAAGAATGCGGGAAAAGGTTCAAGAAGAATGCGGGCCTCAGTCAGCATCTGCGCGTCCACAGCCGAGAGAAGCCCTTTGACTGTGAGGAATGCGGCCGCTCCTTCAAGGTAAATACCCACCTCTTCCGCCATCAGAAGCTGCACACTTCAGAGAAGCCCTTCGCCTGTAAGACATGTAGCAGGGATTTCCTGGATCGCCAGGAACTTCTCAAGCACCAGCGGATACACACCGGCCACCTGCCCTTCGACTGTGACGACTGCGGCAAGTCCTTCCGAGGAGTCAATGGCCTGGCCGAGCACCAGCGCATCCACAGCGGAGCAAAGCCCTACGGTTGCCCCCACTGTGGCAAGCTCTTCCGGAGGAGCTCGGAGCTCACCAAGCATCGGCGGATCCACACTGGCGAGAAGCCGTACGAGTGTGGCCAGTGCGGCAAAGCCTTCAGGCAGAGCTCCAGCCTCCTAGAGCACCAGCGCATCCACACTGGGGAGCGGCCTTACGCCTGTGGCGACTGTGGCAAGGCCTTCCGGGGGCCTTCTGACCTGATCAAACACCGGCGCATCCATAGCGGACTGAAACCCTATGAATGCGACAAATGCGGGAAGGCCTTCCGCCGGAGCTCCGGCCTGAGTCGCCATCGGAGGACCCACAGTGGAACAAGACGCTGTGAGTGCAGCGAGTGTGGCCGCGTGTTCAAGAGGCGGTCGGCACTGCAGAAGCATCAGCCAACCCACCACGAGTAG